From Terriglobia bacterium, one genomic window encodes:
- a CDS encoding formate dehydrogenase accessory protein FdhE, which translates to MNTESTLLSACLMPTKYTWACRIERAENLAETGMPSRSILVFYAEVLKWQHDLFKQIGAASRNRPLTGSFEVDHPLFLPQFGSLLDLARQKGSELLAAQAEELADDRGCWKEVLSGYWNGEAASEQVFFGRACLQPYLELLATTQTLPFDSQLAIVNATAHAALTEEPQPHRVCPFCGRKPQVAFLSSDTSMPGILEGSAEGGHRFLMCGDCLTVWPFLRIACVSCSEMDPRKLPYYSAKDFPNVRVDCCDACKLYIKSIDLTKDNRLVPPVDELAAIPLDLWARDQGYGKVHPNLAGM; encoded by the coding sequence ATGAATACAGAAAGCACCCTTTTGAGCGCCTGCCTTATGCCGACCAAATACACCTGGGCCTGCCGCATTGAACGTGCAGAGAATCTGGCTGAAACGGGAATGCCTTCGCGCTCGATCCTGGTGTTTTACGCGGAGGTTCTGAAGTGGCAGCATGACCTCTTCAAGCAGATCGGTGCGGCCTCAAGGAATCGACCCCTCACGGGATCCTTCGAAGTCGATCACCCGCTCTTCCTGCCTCAATTCGGCTCCTTGTTAGACCTTGCGCGCCAGAAGGGCTCCGAGCTCCTCGCCGCTCAAGCGGAGGAACTTGCCGATGACAGGGGGTGTTGGAAAGAAGTGTTGAGCGGTTACTGGAATGGGGAGGCTGCTTCGGAACAGGTTTTTTTTGGACGCGCCTGCCTGCAACCTTATCTGGAGCTCCTTGCCACCACTCAGACTCTGCCGTTCGACTCACAGCTGGCCATCGTGAACGCCACTGCTCATGCCGCCCTGACCGAGGAGCCGCAGCCCCATCGCGTCTGCCCTTTTTGCGGGCGGAAACCCCAGGTCGCATTCCTTTCCAGTGACACCTCGATGCCCGGCATTTTAGAGGGAAGCGCGGAGGGCGGACACCGTTTTCTGATGTGCGGAGATTGCCTTACCGTTTGGCCCTTCCTTCGCATCGCGTGCGTGTCCTGCTCGGAAATGGATCCTCGTAAGCTTCCTTATTACTCGGCGAAGGATTTTCCAAACGTTCGCGTGGATTGCTGCGATGCGTGCAAACTTTACATCAAGTCGATCGATCTGACGAAAGACAACCGCCTGGTCCCACCTGTGGACGAACTGGCCGCGATTCCTCTTGACCTCTGGGCCCGGGATCAAGGGTACGGGAAGGTTCATCCGAATCTTGCGGGGATGTAG
- a CDS encoding formate dehydrogenase subunit gamma, with protein sequence MSQEVMTQSQLATLARNKEDLAVDGLIVRHTAAVRLTHWLVAIFFFLSLFTGFVIFTPFFAGWAGVFGGGAMVRTLHPWFALGFTIAILFLYRYWKTKMKKEHGDEEWKDNFGPYIRYESELQNVGKYNAGQKIYFWAVFWGAIAFLASGIVMWFPTAFPYFLRTISYWLHEITFVAFVIGIIYHIYMSTTAMPGTFRAMTRGTVTKDWAKWHHPRWFREVTGGKK encoded by the coding sequence ATGAGCCAGGAAGTGATGACTCAATCCCAACTCGCTACCTTGGCACGGAATAAAGAAGATCTTGCGGTGGATGGTCTGATCGTCCGTCACACCGCCGCGGTGCGCCTGACTCACTGGCTCGTCGCGATTTTCTTCTTCCTTTCGCTGTTTACCGGTTTTGTGATCTTTACTCCCTTCTTCGCTGGGTGGGCGGGAGTCTTCGGGGGAGGGGCGATGGTGCGGACGCTGCACCCGTGGTTTGCCCTGGGCTTTACCATCGCCATCCTTTTTCTCTACCGCTACTGGAAGACGAAGATGAAGAAGGAACACGGCGATGAAGAATGGAAGGATAACTTCGGGCCCTACATCCGCTACGAGAGCGAACTGCAGAATGTGGGCAAATACAACGCCGGCCAAAAGATCTATTTCTGGGCGGTCTTCTGGGGCGCCATTGCCTTCCTGGCCTCCGGCATTGTGATGTGGTTTCCCACCGCGTTCCCTTATTTTTTGCGGACGATTTCGTACTGGCTGCATGAAATCACGTTTGTCGCTTTCGTGATCGGGATCATTTACCACATTTACATGTCCACCACCGCCATGCCTGGCACGTTCCGGGCCATGACGCGTGGCACGGTCACCAAGGATTGGGCCAAGTGGCACCATCCCCGCTGGTTTCGCGAGGTCACCGGAGGGAAGAAATAG
- the fdxH gene encoding formate dehydrogenase subunit beta produces the protein MPSNMELRRISATPSPATGVRTAPTVAKMIDTTTCIGCKACEVACQEWNDLFNADAVMEAPSEFGSYQTMPDLTANFWNLIRFNEHVEKRPDGSEKFHWLMAKDQCMHCDDPGCLKACPAPGAIVQYTNGVVDFQQEHCIGCEYCVTGCPFDIPRLSKKTKKVYKCTLCTDRLAYGLEPACIKACPTGCLQFGTKEHLVQIANTRVEQLKHNGYEKAAVYDPPGVGGTGVIYVLGLGDQPELYGLPKDPHVPWTVNVWKYALKPVGSLLMIGALLGTIIHYVRYGRNEAPGMRKVDREEV, from the coding sequence ATGCCCAGCAACATGGAACTCAGAAGAATTTCGGCAACTCCTTCCCCCGCCACGGGCGTGCGCACCGCACCCACGGTCGCGAAGATGATTGATACGACGACTTGTATCGGGTGCAAGGCCTGCGAGGTGGCGTGCCAGGAGTGGAACGATCTGTTTAATGCGGACGCGGTAATGGAGGCGCCCAGCGAGTTCGGCTCGTACCAGACGATGCCCGATCTCACCGCCAACTTCTGGAACCTGATCCGGTTCAACGAGCATGTCGAAAAAAGGCCGGACGGGTCAGAGAAGTTTCACTGGTTGATGGCGAAGGACCAGTGCATGCATTGCGATGACCCTGGCTGCCTGAAGGCGTGCCCCGCCCCGGGCGCGATCGTGCAGTATACCAATGGGGTCGTGGACTTCCAGCAGGAACATTGTATCGGCTGCGAATACTGCGTGACGGGCTGCCCCTTCGACATCCCGCGCCTCAGCAAGAAGACCAAGAAGGTGTATAAGTGCACGCTGTGCACCGACCGCCTGGCTTACGGCCTGGAGCCTGCCTGCATCAAGGCTTGTCCCACAGGCTGCCTCCAGTTCGGGACCAAGGAACATCTGGTGCAAATCGCCAATACCCGGGTCGAGCAGTTGAAGCATAACGGTTACGAGAAGGCGGCTGTTTACGACCCACCGGGCGTCGGGGGAACCGGGGTTATTTATGTCCTTGGACTCGGAGATCAACCCGAGCTTTACGGCCTGCCTAAGGATCCACACGTCCCCTGGACCGTCAATGTGTGGAAATACGCCCTCAAGCCGGTCGGTTCCCTGTTGATGATCGGGGCCTTGCTGGGGACGATCATTCACTATGTCCGGTATGGGCGAAATGAGGCCCCGGGCATGCGTAAAGTTGACAGAGAGGAGGTGTAG
- the fdnG gene encoding formate dehydrogenase-N subunit alpha, which yields MAVSRREFLKISTAGGVGIVAFGFDLAPAYAVVRELKIERTTETRSICPYCAVSCGVIIHTLGDKSKNVTGTTVVHVEGDPDHPVNRGTLCPKGITLKHDIVNNTRLTKPMYRAPGSDHWEEKSWDWMIDTIAQRMKKTRDDTFIEKNAAGQTVNQCPGMAIVGGCTDNNEVNYLLVKWLRSLGVLYTDNQARLUHGPTVSSLGATFGRGAMTNNWVDIKNADVILVMGGNPAENHPCGFKWAIEAKKTRNAKLVCVDPRFNRTAAVSDHFVQIRSGTDIAFLAGVMNFMLANNRIHKEYVANYTNASYLIKEGFQLPGDNEGLFSGFDPQKRAYDKSTWAYEMGPDNFVKIDMTLEDPRCVFQLMKKHYSRYTPEMVASICGCSKEDFQKAAEMISSTYPADKAGTIMYALGWTHHSSAVQNIRAAASMQLLLGNVGRPGGGVNALRGHSNIQGATDMNQTHTLPGYLKMPKPEWQSLKEFIDATTPKKLRPNSMNYWENTDKFMVSMLKAFWGSAATPENDFAYSWLPKMDRDYSWVYIYDGAYNGIVKGLVSFGMNPVANGPHSKKMVQALSRLDWLVVAENFETETASFWKAPKEYDPPAAAQIKTEVFMLPAANFAEKDGVFTNSSRWLQWKWKAIDPPGDAKADQEIIGRLVLKLRELYAKEGGKLPDPVIHMAWGYSNPQNPNLEEVAKEVNGKVLEDFTDEKTKVDYKKGQQVPGYAVLRADGKTLSGNWLHSGYYTEAGNLAMRRNPVDDSGGLGAYHNWAFNWPANRRIMYNRASADLNGKPWDPKRPGIWWNGEKWVGDVPDYKPDYKPEEMIGPFIMNPEGVGKLYAVDMNEGPFPEHYEPYETPVDNPLHPKVSSNPVTKLFKTNLDVYGKRDKYPIVCTTYRLTEHFHYWTKHEAILNQLQPEFFVEIPEELAKEKGIKHGDRVKVSSARGSVEGRAMVTKRIRPLKVAGQTVWQIGFPIHWGYAGKSVGPLANTLTPTALDPNSSTPEYKAFLVSLEKA from the coding sequence ATGGCTGTCTCACGGAGGGAATTTCTAAAAATCTCAACGGCCGGCGGCGTGGGGATTGTTGCCTTTGGCTTCGATCTCGCCCCCGCTTATGCTGTCGTGCGCGAATTGAAGATTGAGCGCACCACTGAAACCCGCTCGATCTGTCCGTACTGTGCGGTGAGTTGTGGCGTGATCATTCACACCCTGGGCGACAAATCCAAAAACGTGACCGGCACGACCGTCGTTCACGTCGAAGGCGACCCGGATCATCCCGTCAACCGCGGCACGCTTTGTCCCAAAGGGATCACCCTCAAGCACGACATCGTCAACAATACCCGCCTGACGAAGCCGATGTACCGGGCTCCCGGTTCCGACCATTGGGAGGAAAAGAGCTGGGACTGGATGATCGACACCATCGCGCAGCGCATGAAGAAGACGCGGGATGACACCTTCATCGAAAAGAACGCGGCGGGACAGACGGTGAACCAGTGTCCCGGCATGGCCATCGTCGGTGGCTGTACCGACAATAATGAAGTCAATTATTTGTTGGTGAAGTGGCTGCGTTCCCTCGGCGTCTTGTATACCGACAATCAGGCGCGACTTTGACACGGCCCCACGGTGTCCAGTTTGGGCGCCACCTTCGGTCGCGGGGCCATGACCAACAATTGGGTCGATATCAAGAATGCCGATGTGATCCTGGTGATGGGCGGGAATCCGGCAGAAAACCATCCGTGCGGGTTCAAGTGGGCCATCGAAGCCAAGAAGACGCGGAACGCCAAGCTGGTGTGCGTCGATCCCCGATTCAATCGCACGGCGGCGGTGAGCGATCATTTCGTCCAGATCCGGTCGGGCACGGATATCGCTTTCCTGGCGGGCGTGATGAACTTCATGCTTGCCAACAACCGCATCCACAAAGAATATGTTGCTAACTACACCAATGCTTCTTACCTCATCAAGGAAGGCTTCCAGCTTCCCGGTGACAACGAGGGTCTGTTCTCCGGCTTTGATCCACAGAAGCGCGCCTATGATAAGTCCACGTGGGCGTACGAAATGGGCCCGGATAATTTCGTCAAGATTGACATGACGCTGGAGGACCCGCGGTGTGTATTTCAATTGATGAAGAAGCATTACTCGCGGTACACGCCGGAGATGGTTGCGAGTATCTGCGGCTGTTCCAAGGAAGATTTCCAAAAGGCCGCGGAGATGATCAGTTCCACGTACCCTGCCGACAAAGCAGGAACGATCATGTACGCCCTCGGATGGACGCACCATTCTTCCGCGGTCCAGAACATACGCGCCGCGGCGTCCATGCAATTGCTGCTGGGTAACGTCGGCCGCCCGGGGGGAGGAGTGAACGCGCTGCGCGGGCATTCCAACATCCAGGGCGCAACCGATATGAACCAGACTCACACGTTGCCCGGCTATCTGAAGATGCCGAAGCCGGAATGGCAGTCGCTCAAGGAATTCATTGACGCCACCACCCCCAAGAAGCTCCGCCCGAACTCCATGAACTACTGGGAAAACACCGACAAGTTCATGGTATCGATGTTGAAGGCCTTCTGGGGCAGTGCCGCCACCCCGGAAAACGACTTTGCGTATTCCTGGTTGCCGAAGATGGACCGCGATTATTCGTGGGTCTACATTTACGACGGGGCTTACAACGGGATCGTCAAAGGCCTCGTTTCGTTTGGGATGAACCCGGTCGCCAATGGCCCGCATTCCAAGAAGATGGTGCAGGCCCTTTCGCGGCTCGACTGGCTTGTGGTCGCGGAGAACTTTGAAACCGAGACCGCCTCGTTCTGGAAGGCGCCCAAGGAATATGATCCTCCGGCCGCCGCTCAGATCAAAACCGAGGTGTTCATGCTGCCCGCGGCCAACTTTGCGGAGAAGGACGGTGTCTTCACCAATTCTTCACGTTGGCTTCAATGGAAGTGGAAGGCTATCGACCCTCCCGGTGACGCGAAGGCCGATCAGGAGATCATCGGCCGCCTCGTCCTCAAGCTGAGAGAGCTTTACGCCAAGGAAGGCGGCAAGCTCCCGGATCCCGTCATCCACATGGCCTGGGGCTACTCCAATCCGCAGAACCCCAATCTCGAGGAGGTTGCCAAAGAGGTCAACGGGAAAGTCCTCGAGGATTTCACTGACGAGAAAACGAAGGTGGATTACAAGAAGGGTCAACAGGTACCCGGTTACGCGGTGCTGCGGGCCGACGGGAAAACGCTCAGCGGAAACTGGCTGCACTCGGGCTACTACACGGAGGCGGGCAATCTGGCCATGCGGCGTAATCCGGTCGATGACTCCGGCGGACTGGGGGCCTACCACAACTGGGCGTTTAACTGGCCTGCCAACCGTCGCATTATGTACAACCGGGCATCGGCGGACCTGAACGGGAAGCCCTGGGATCCGAAGCGCCCCGGCATCTGGTGGAATGGGGAAAAGTGGGTCGGCGACGTCCCCGACTACAAGCCGGATTATAAGCCCGAGGAAATGATCGGGCCCTTCATCATGAATCCCGAAGGCGTGGGCAAACTCTACGCCGTCGACATGAATGAGGGCCCGTTCCCCGAGCATTATGAGCCCTACGAGACACCCGTCGACAATCCGCTGCACCCGAAGGTCAGTTCCAACCCGGTAACGAAACTCTTCAAAACCAACCTGGATGTTTACGGCAAGCGGGATAAGTACCCGATCGTGTGCACCACCTATCGCCTGACCGAACACTTCCATTACTGGACCAAGCACGAAGCCATCCTCAACCAGCTGCAACCGGAATTCTTCGTGGAGATTCCCGAGGAGCTGGCCAAGGAAAAAGGGATTAAACACGGCGATCGCGTGAAGGTCTCTTCGGCCCGCGGATCGGTGGAAGGCAGGGCGATGGTGACCAAGCGGATTCGTCCACTCAAGGTCGCCGGGCAAACCGTGTGGCAGATCGGCTTCCCGATTCACTGGGGCTACGCCGGCAAATCGGTCGGACCCCTGGCAAATACTTTGACACCCACAGCGCTCGACCCTAACTCCTCAACTCCAGAGTACAAGGCCTTCCTGGTCTCTCTGGAGAAGGCATAG